From a region of the Castanea sativa cultivar Marrone di Chiusa Pesio chromosome 10, ASM4071231v1 genome:
- the LOC142613481 gene encoding uncharacterized protein LOC142613481, with protein sequence MFAVYNGRIDPVEHVSHFNQKMAVHANNEAVMCKVFPSSLSPVAMRWFDALEEASMGSFEELTRTFGARFITYSRVPKPLDSLIFMAMREGETLKTYSDRYWETDNEINGDFEDVAVRTFKVGLPAEHELRKLLTMKSALNMRQLMECIDKYKWVEEDQI encoded by the coding sequence ATGTTTGCTGTTTACAATGGGAGAATTGATCCCGTGGAGCACGttagccactttaatcagaagATGGCAGTTCATGCCAACAATGAGGCCGTTATGTGTAAAGTGTTCCCCTCTAGTCTTAGTCCCGTGGCTATGCGTTGGTTTGATGCCTTAGAGGAAGCATCAATGGGGTCTTTCGAGGAGCTAACAAGGACATTTGGGGCCAGATTCATAACATACAGTAGGGTCCCCAAGCCATTAGACTCTTTGATATTTATGGCGATGAGGGAAGGAGAGACCCTCAAGACCTATTCGGACAGGTATTGGGAAACAGATAATGAGATCAATGGAGACTTTGAGGATGTGGCCGTGAGGACTTTTAAGGTTGGGCTCCCTGCCGAGCACGAGTTGAGGAAGTTGTTGACGATGAAGTCCGCCTTGAACATGCGCCAACTTATGGAGTGCATAGATAAATATAAGTGGGTGGAGGAGGACCAGATATAG
- the LOC142612997 gene encoding F-box/kelch-repeat protein SKIP25-like: protein MANTYNTRTNSCTAPSTKLKKFTPHNHQQQDEASLPGLPDHIVQLCLSFVNPSLLYSVCHSWRRLIYSPSFPPFFSLYALLHHSQSSNSNSNSIEFFNFDPISSTWDLLPPPPPPLCVLLHHPSFISRNFSIQSVSFSHNLVLLAATTHNFAPALSHPLIFNPLSKTWSFGPRLATPRRWCAAGAVRGALYVASGVGSHFSNDTARSLEKWDHDDHHHGEWKKKSRLKDARYSRDAIDAVGWRGKLCVVNVKAKEGTVYNVDKDEWEEMPEGMLYGWRGPVVAMDEDVMYVVDEAKGALRKYDHEKDLWEEIMESEKLRGAQHVAAAAGKLCVVCGDNGIVVVDVLASPGRLWVVDLPIGFEALRVHILPRMSSPDFDFPARHSTSME from the coding sequence ATGGCCAATACTTACAATACCAGAACTAATTCTTGCACAGCTCCATCTACCAAACTTAAAAAGTTCACACCCCACAATCACCAGCAACAAGATGAGGCATCGCTACCAGGACTACCTGATCACATAGTCCAACTCTGCCTTTCTTTCGTAAACCCTTCTCTTCTTTACTCTGTGTGCCACTCATGGCGGCGCCTAATCTATTCACCTTCCTTCCCTCCTTTCTTCTCTTTATACGCTCTTTTACATCATTCCCAGTCTTcaaattccaattccaattcaATAGAATTCTTCAACTTCGATCCCATCTCATCCACTTGGGACCTCcttcctccaccaccaccaccactttGTGTCCTTCTCCACCACCCATCTTTCATATCCCGAAACTTCTCGATTCAATCGGTCTCTTTCTCTCACAACCTCGTTCTCCTCGCCGCCACCACTCATAATTTCGCACCTGCACTCTCTCACCCTCTCATCTTCAACCCGCTCTCCAAGACATGGTCCTTCGGACCCCGACTCGCCACACCGCGCCGCTGGTGCGCTGCAGGCGCAGTGCGCGGCGCGTTGTACGTGGCGAGTGGAGTGGGATCCCACTTCTCCAACGACACTGCGCGTTCGTTGGAGAAGTGGGATCATGATGATCATCACCATGGCGAGTGGAAAAAGAAGAGCAGGCTTAAAGATGCAAGATATAGTAGAGATGCAATCGATGCAGTTGGGTGGAGAGGGAAGCTTTGCGTGGTGAATGTGAAAGCAAAAGAAGGAACCGTTTACAATGTTGATAAAGATGAGTGGGAGGAGATGCCGGAAGGTATGCTTTATGGGTGGAGAGGACCAGTGGTAGCCATGGATGAAGATGTGATGTATGTGGTGGATGAAGCCAAGGGTGCTTTGAGAAAGTATGACCATGAGAAGGATTTGTGGGAGGAGATTATGGAGTCAGAGAAGCTTAGAGGGGCACAACATGTGGCTGCTGCTGCTGGAAAACTGTGTGTAGTTTGTGGTGACAATGGAATTGTGGTTGTAGATGTGTTGGCCTCTCCTGGGAGATTGTGGGTGGTGGATTTGCCTATCGGTTTTGAAGCTTTGAGAGTTCATATCTTGCCAAGGATGAGTAGCCCAGATTTTGATTTTCCGGCGAGACATTCTACATCCAtggaatga
- the LOC142613588 gene encoding histidine--tRNA ligase, cytoplasmic-like has product MASDKDKASEVSVITLGGKGSSLSSSSLYAIATGFASLRLDSSALDRLSPNQASPPVQSQFPIPKTLAPLELRAFLTVLLYKLLRCSDHSSTLLPIRISEALNRYKNSQTLELGSIELSKEEAALVDKLYPSGLFGVCAVLDHQSAALSAVSDAVAALSCEAIKADVAAVFNSMDSGDGFSAKEEVGVASDMKVLLNGSKLVGKVEIDSVSKIAKVHGSLREIVKLVHSKTRIELNSKDLGSGSGSDVRTVLYPLAAAINELGECSLSRVKANLDSIGNEGLRSSLVGLFEGKCASGESLRNGFKLVLELGFEKEYEKFVHQVNVLLGMVWKIVAWEAMTGFIALEGVEWSEKSGSSVEVNGGVGGGNVKGDKKGEKKKKVLLGKGTSVIVQLIKDRLQGKAGDGIEKWVEDLLLFLDPKDREFDSLLKKLKEIVETNESRRLPKLPKGTRDFAKEQMTIRKRAFSIIEDVFERHGATALDTPAFELRETLMGKYGEDSKLVYDLADQGGELCSLRYDLTVPFARYVAMNGLTSFKRYQIAKVYRRDNPSKGRYREFYQCDLDIAGQYEKMGPDFEIVKILTELLDELQIGDYEIKLNHRKLLDGMLDICGVPPEKFRTICSSIDKLDKQPFEQIKKEMVEEKGLSVETADEIGTFVKERGQPLELLSKLKQQGSKFLGHNGSVDALNDLEILFKALEVSKCIDKVVFDLSLARGLDYYTGVIFEAVFKGGAQVGSIAAGGRYDNLIGMFGAKQVPAVGVSLGIERVFAIMEQLQKDQSQLPRATKTEVLVSILGDDLTQAAELVSELWNAKVKAEYFVNKRVMKHIDRARESRIPWMVIVGEREMNEGIVILKDIEAAKEDKIPRSSLVEELKRRLNP; this is encoded by the exons atggcttCAGACAAAGACAAAGCCTCCGAAGTCTCTGTAATTACATTAGGAGGCAAGGGCTCATCTCTCTCTTCATCTTCACTCTACGCCATTGCCACCGGCTTCGCTTCGCTACGACTCGACTCCTCCGCACTCGATAGACTCTCACCCAATCAGGCTTCGCCACCTGTCCAATCCCAATTCCCCATCCCCAAAACCCTAGCCCCTCTCGAACTCCGAGCATTCCTCACCGTCCTCCTCTACAAGCTCCTCCGCTGCTCCGATCACTCCTCCACGCTCCTCCCCATCCGAATCTCCGAAGCCCTCAACAGATACAAGAATTCGCAAACCCTAGAATTGGGTTCGATCGAATTGAGCAAAGAGGAAGCGGCATTGGTTGACAAATTGTATCCGTCGGGTTTGTTTGGAGTTTGCGCTGTGTTGGATCACCAATCGGCGGCGTTGTCGGCGGTTTCCGATGCGGTGGCTGCATTGTCGTGCGAGGCCATTAAGGCCGACGTGGCGGCGGTGTTCAATTCGATGGATTCCGGTGATGGGTTCTCGGCGAAGGAGGAGGTTGGGGTTGCGAGTGATATGAAGGTTTTGCTGAATGGGTCGAAGTTGGTTGGGAAGGTTGAGATTGATTCGGTGTCGAAAATAGCTAAAGTTCATGGGAGTTTGAGGGAGATTGTGAAGTTGGTGCATTCCAAGACAAGAATTGAGCTGAATTCCAAGGATTTGGGTTCGGGTTCGGGTTCGGATGTGAGGACTGTGCTGTATCCATTGGCAGCAGCGATTAATGAATTGGGGGAGTGTAGTTTGAGTCGTGTGAAGGCAAATTTGGATTCAATTGGTAATGAAGGTTTACGGTCGAGCTTGGTGGGTTTGTTTGAAGGGAAATGTGCTAGTGGTGAGAGCTTGAGAAATGGGTTTAAGTTGGTTTTGGAGCTGGGGTTCGAAAAGGAGTACGAAAAGTTTGTGCACCAAGTGAATGTGTTGTTGGGGATGGTGTGGAAGATTGTGGCGTGGGAGGCAATGACGGGATTTATCGCCCTTGAGGGTGTCGAGTGGAGTGAAAAGAGTGGGAGTAGTGTTGAGGTGAATGGAGGAGTAGGAGGAGGGAATGTGAAGGGGGATAAGAAGggtgaaaagaagaagaaagtgttGTTGGGGAAAGGGACTAGTGTGATTGTGCAATTGATTAAGGATAGGTTGCAGGGTAAGGCAGGTGATGGGATTGAGAAATGGGTCGAGgatcttttgttgtttttggaCCCAAAGGACCGGGAGTTTGATAGCTTGTTGAAGAAACTAAAGGAGATTGTAGAAACCAATGAAAGTAGAAGATTGCCCAAGCTTCCAAAG GGTACTCGTGATTTTGCGAAAGAACAAATGACAATAAGAAAGAGAGCATTTTCAATTATTGAGGATGTTTTTGAGAGGCATGGTGCTACCGCGTTGGATACTCCAGCGTTTGAACTGAGAGAAACTCTCATGGGAAAGTATGGGGAAGATTCAAAGTTGGTATATGATCTTGCTGACCAG GGTGGAGAACTTTGTTCTTTGAGATATGACTTAACCGTACCATTTGCTAGGTATGTGGCTATGAATGGTCTCACATCATTTAAAAGGTACCAGATAGCTAAGGTTTACAGGAGGGACAACCCATCTAAGGGAAGATACCGTGAATTTTACCAGTGCGATTTAGACATTGCAGGCCAATATGAAAAAATGGGGCCAGATTTTGAGattgttaaaattttgacaGAACTCCTTGATGAACTGCAAATTGGAGATTATGAG ATAAAATTGAATCATCGGAAGTTACTTGATGGAATGTTGGACATATGTGGAGTGCCACCGGAAAAATTCAGAACCATATGTTCAAGTATTGACAAGTTAGATAAGCAACCTTTTGAGCAGATAAAAAAGGAAATG GTGGAGGAGAAGGGCTTATCTGTTGAGACAGCAGATGAAATTGGCACTTTTGTGAAGGAAAGGGGACAGCCTTTGGAACTATTATCTAAGCTTAAGCAGCAGGGCAGCAAGTTCTTAGGACACAATGGATCTGTTGATGCACTGAATGACCTAGAGATTTTATTTAAAGCTCTTGAAGTGTCAAAGTGTATTGACAAAGTGGTTTTTGACTTGAGTCTTGCCAGAGGCCTTGATTATTATACTGGAGTCATATTTGAGGCTGTTTTTAAAGGCGGTGCACAG GTTGGTTCAATTGCTGCTGGTGGACGTTATGACAACCTTATTGGTATGTTTGGTGCAAAGCAGGTTCCAGCAGTTGGTGTTAGTCTTGGAATCGAGCGGGTATTTGCTATAATGGAGCAGCTACAGAAAGACCAGAGCCAG TTACCACGTGCAACAAAGACTGAAGTCCTAGTTAGTATACTGGGGGATGACTTGACTCAAGCTGCAGAGCTGGTAAGTGAACTGTGGAATGCCAAAGTGAAAGCCgaatattttgttaataaaagGGTGATGAAGCACATTGACCGTGCTAGAGAGTCGAGGATCCCGTGGATGGTTATCGTGGGTGAACGGGAAATGAATGAAGGGATTGTTATATTAAAAGATATTGAGGCTGCTAAAGAAGATAAAATTCCTAGAAGTAGTCTTGTCGAAGAACTTAAAAGACGGTTGAACCcgtga